A stretch of DNA from Methylosinus sp. LW4:
CGCCGGCAAGCCGAAAGTCTCCGCGCTTTAAAACGCCGCGGCGACGGCGAAACGAAATCGAAACGCCCCGCGGCCAGCCGCGGGGCGTTTTCGCTTTCGACGCGCCAATTCTGCTATAAGCGCCCGACCCCGTTTGCCGCGCGGCCGAGGAGCCTCATGTCGGAAGAAGCCAAGCTCGCATTGCTCGAGCGCATCGCCGCCGCGCTGGAGCGGCTCGCCCCGCCGCCGCCGCGCGCGGTGGATTTTTCCAGCGCCGAGGCCTTCGTCTGGCGGGCGCGCGGAGAATTCTCCGCCGTCGCGGAGATCAATCGCGTCGATCTCTCGCTGCTCGAGGGCGTCGAGCGGCAGCGCGATCAGCTCATCGACAACACGCGCCGCTTCGCGCGCGGGCTGCCGGCCAACAATGCGCTGCTATGGGGCGCGCGCGGCATGGGCAAATCCTCGCTCGTCAAAGCCGTGCATGCGACGATCGCGCGCGAGAAGGAATGCGCGCGGCCGCTGAAGCTCATCGAGATTCATCGCGAGGACATAGAGAGCCTGCCCATTCTGCTCTCCTCCCTGCGTGAAAAGCCGTTCGGCTTTCTGCTCTTTTGCGACGATCTCTCCTTCGACGCCGCGGAGACGAGCTATAAATCGTTGAAGTCCGCGCTCGAGGGCGGCGTCGAGGGGCGGCCGCGCAATGCGCTTTTCTACGCCACCTCCAACCGTCGCCATCTGCTGCCGCGCGACATGATGGAGAATGAGCGCTCCTCCGCCATCAATCCCGGCGAGGCGGTGGAGGAGAAGGTCTCGCTCTCCGATCGCTTCGGCCTCTGGCTCGGCTTCCACAATTGCAGCCAGGCCGAATATCTCGCCATGATTTTCGGCTACGCCCGCCATCACGGGCTCGACGCGCCACAGGAGACGATCGAGCGCGAGGCGCTGGAATGGTCCATCACGCGCGGCGCGCGCTCCGGCCGCGTGGCGTGGCAATATGTGCAGGACCTCGCCGGCAGGCTCGGCAAGCGGCTCGACGGCTGATACGGTTTTGCGTGTCCGTCTCGTGCGATTTCCGATCGATCCATTCGGATGAAACATCCATCCCTCGCCCCGAGGAGCCCGCGAAGCGGGCGTCTCGAAGGGGTCGAAGCCGCCGCGCGCTGGATCGTCCTTCGAGGCTTTTTGCGTGCCGCAAAAAGCGCCTCAGGACGAGGGGGATTGTATTTGCCGGGCCGAGGCGATCGGCCGGAGCCGTATGAGAAACCGCTACGCGCTCGCTTCGCGCAACGGCAGCACGATGAAGAAGGTCGCGCCGACGCCGGGCTCCGCCTCGACGCTGAGGCGCCAGCCATGGCGATCGGCGATCGCCTTGCAAATGGCGAGGCCGACGCCCGAGCCCGGATAATCGACCTTGCTGTGCAATTGCTTCAGCGGCTCGAAGATCTTCTGCGCATATTGCGCCTCGAAGCCGATGCCGTCGTCCGCGATGGCGAGGCAGAGCGAGCTCTCGTCGCAAAAGCCCCTTATGTCGATCGCCGCCGGCTGGCCGGGCTTTCTGTATTTGATGGCGTTGGCCAGAATATTCTGCACCAGCCGCTGAAATTGCGTGGCGTCGGCTGTGATGGAGACCTCGGGCAGATCGATCTCCACCCGCGCGCCGGTCTCTGCGATCGTCGACGACACCGCGGCCAGCGAAAGCGCGATGGCCTCGCGCAGATCGAGCGCGGCGAGCTCCAGCTCGTCGTTCACGATGCGCGAGAAGGACAGAAGATCCTGCACCAGCGCGCGCGCCCGCAGCGCGGAAAAGCGCATGACGCTATTGGCGCGGACGATCTCCTCATGCGCGCCGCGGGAGATCGCCTGCTCCATCAGATCGCCGAAATCGGCGATCTTGCGCAGCGGCTCCTGAAGATCCTGCGAGGCAACGAAGGCGAAACGCGCGAGGCGCTCATTGAGCCGCTCCAGCTCCTCCGCATGGGCGATGAGCGCGGCCCCCTCTGCGCTCGTCTCGCAGAGATCGACGATCGTCGCCAGAATGAGCGACTCGCCGTCGCGCGCAATGGCGGAGAAGCGCGCATCGACCGGAAAATGCGCGCCGTCGCGGCGGACGCCCTCCAGGCCGAGGCCGGAGCCGCCGCTCCATGGCGACGCCTGCGGCAGAAGGCGGGCGAATGGCAGGCCGATGACCTCCGCCTCTGAGCCATAGCCGAACATGCGCCGCGCGCAGGGATTGGCGCCGATGATGACGCCGCGCTGGTCGACGAGCACGAGGCCCGCGACCGTCTCGTCGAATGCGAGTCGACGCCAATCGTCGGCCGTCGCGGCCTCCGACATTCTCCCTCCTCTGGTCGCCTCCGGCCGCGCTGCGGTTTCTCCGCGCGCATTGTCGAGCTCTCGTCTCGCCGGACGCAGTCTCCCGCGCGGGATATTGACCCGAGGCGCCGTGAAGGTAAAGAAGAAATCGACAGAGATGCGCTCGATTTGTCTCTAAGACTTCGATTACGCAGCGAGAATTGTCTTCAATTCTTCTCGAATTCTCTTCAATTCTGATAGATCACGACCAATGTCTCAGCGCATGCGCGACGAAGGCGTAGGCGATCCACAGAAAGCCGACGGACGTCACGACGAAAGTCGCGGCCGTGTAGATTTTCCAGATCGCCTTTTCCCAGAAATTCGGATCGAAAGCGGCGATGACGAAGACAGTGGGATTGGTGAAGCCGCCGATCGCCACGCACCAGCAAGCGGCGGCCGGAAGCTCGACGCCGGAGCCATAGAAGGCGACGCCGAAGCCCGCCATCATCGCATAATCGATATGGGCGCGGATCAGCGTCTTATAGTCGATCGCCAGCCTGTCGACGCCGCCGAGGGGAAACCATCTCGCGAAGGTCATCAGCCAAGCGCTGGAGATCAGGGCCGTCATGCAGGCCGCGGCGCCGATGAGCAGAACTTCCATATCGAGGACTCCTTTTGAACGAGAGCGCTTCCTCGCCCGAAACACCCGCTTTTGCTCGGGCATTTCGCCCAAAGCGCATCGGGATGATTGCCTAAGATCGAAACGGACAAAAAAACGGCCGCGTCGAACGCGGCCGTCGGTCGTTTCACGATCCGAGAGGAAAGCTCAGCGGATCACATAAGGCAGAAGGCCGAGGAAGCGGGCGCGCTTGATGGCCTGGGCCAGCTCGCGCTGCTTCTTGGCCGAGACGGCCGTGATGCGCGAGGGCACGATCTTGCCGCGCTCGGAGATGTAGCGCGAGAGCAGGCGCGTGTCCTTATAGTCGATCTTCGGGGCGTTGGCGCCGGAGAAGGGGCAGGACTTGCGGCGGCGGAAGAAGGGGCGGCGTGCTGCGGCGCTCATCAGAAAGTCTCTCCTTCGGCGCGGGGTTCGTCACGGCGCGGGCGACGGTCGCCACGGTCGCCTCTATCGCCACGGTCGGGGCGCGGGCCGCCGGGGCCGCGGCGGTCGCCACGGTCGTCGTCGTCACGCTTGCGCAGCTGTGCGGAGGGGCCCTCCTCCAGCGCGTCGACGCGCAGAGTGAGGAAGCGCAGCACGTCCTCGCTCAGGCCCTGCTGACGCTCGACCTCGGCGAGAGCCGCCGGCGGGGCGTCGATGTTGAGAAGGGTGAAATGCGCCTTGCGGTTCTTCTTGATCCGATACGCGAGGGACTTCACGCCCCAATATTCGGTCTTGGTCACCTTGCCGCCGAGCGACGTGATGATGCCCTTGAACTGCGTCGTCAGCGCTTCCACCTGCTGGGGCGAAACGTCCTGGCGCGCAAGATAGATATGCTCGTAGAGAGCCATTCTCTTGCCTTTCCTCATCGTCGCGAGCCCGCTCTCGGCGCAGAGCCCTTCGAGCCTTCAAAGGAAAGGCTCGATCGGGAAGTTCGAAGGCGGAGACACTGGAAGACGGGCGAACCCTGCCTCGGGCGGAGCCAAAGGCCTTCCGTTCAGCCCCCGGCCGGAAGCGTCGCGAAGCGCGCTTTATAGCGGCGTGGGCGCAGGATGCAAGGGCCGCGCTCAACGGCGAACGCCCAAATGGGCGCGCTCACCCTCCCCTTTTAGGGGGAGGGTCGGACCGCGAAGCGGTCCGGGGTGGGGTTCGCGGCGAAGACTCGGGGCGTTCACCCCCTCCCGATCGCCTTCGGCGCTCGACCTCCCCCCTCGAGGGGGAGGTGGAAACGCCTTTCCCGGCTCCTCTTCTCGTTCACCCGATTGCACTGGCTCAACGGCCGTCGAACCAGGCCTTCCATTGCGGGACCGCGGTCACGAAAGTGCCGCGATGCGTCGTCGGTCCGGTGGAAACGGCCTCGACGACCTTATTGCCGGAGCCGAAAGCCTGCGCATAGGTCATCGCCATGCGGCCGACGCCCTGCGTGATCGCCTCGTCCGCCTCCCCGTAATAGTTGCGAACCGGCGATTTTATCACCCAGCGATAGGCCTGCGTCGCCGCGATCAGCCGGCCGAAGGCCGAATTGGCGAAATAATGCGGATCGAAATAATCCGGCTTGATGAGCTTGCGCAGATCGGTCGGCACGGCCGCGGGATCGATCGGCTCGCGGTCATAGGCCTTTTTGGCGATGTCGTAATGCTCCTCGGCGAAGAGCGAGCGGGCGAGGCCCGGAACGCCATAGTAATTCTCATAGGAAAAGGCCGAGAGGATGAAGATGCTGTTCAGCCAGACGGCGTCGTTGGGCCGCGGAAAGTCGAGAAAGCCCTCCATGGCGGCGAAGAGATCCAGCGGCGCGCTGGCGGTGGCCGCGCCGCGCACGGCGACGCCCGCGCTCTCGAGCTTCTCCAAAAAGGCCATGGTGACGAAGCCGCCCTGCGACCAGCCCGAGAGAAAGAGCTTGTCGCTCTTCAGCTTCAAATGGTCGAGCACGCTATGACTGGCGACCAGCAGATCGTAGCAGGCCTGCTGATGGCTGGCCTTGACCATATAGCCCTCCGGCTCCTGCGAGACGCCGAGGCCGAAATAATCGGCGCCGATCACAGCGTAGCCCTGCCCGGCGAATTGCGCGATCATCAGCTGCGTCTCGGGAGAGTCCTCGGCGAAGGACGGAACCTCGTGGCGCCCGTAGACGGTGCCATGCTGGTAGGAGACCATCGGAAACGAGGTCTCCTTCGTGTCCGGCACGGCGAGCAGGCCGGAGGCGACGGTCGGGGCGTTGCCCTTCTCCGGCATGACGGAGGAATAGGTGATTCTGTACAGCTTCACGCCATTGCGCGCCGGCGTGTAGTCCACTTTGACGCCCGCGAATTTCGGCGTGTCGGTCTGCAAAATCTGATTCAGCCGATGGACGTCCCAGCGCGCCACCAGCTCGTATTTCACGCCGGAAGAGACTTCGACCGGCGCATTTCGCGCGGCGGGCGCCGCCTGCGCGGCCGCGCCGAAGAACAGCGCCGAGACGAAGATCAGCGCGCGAAGAGTGATCGGCATGAGGGAGCCTTTCGGGTTTCGGGGGAGAGTCGAGGTCATCGGCGCGCCGAGCGGCGCAAACGACGTATAGACCGCAATATTTTCCAAATCGCATCCGTCGCCGAAAATACGCCGCCGGCCTCGCCATCCCATTTCGGCCGCATTTGCTCCCGAGAAACGACGCGGACGTAAACGGAACGGAGAGCAATGGGCATGATCTCGACCTGGGCGCGCTGCGCGGGAGCTATCGCATTCGGCCTCGTCCTTTCGGGGAGCGCGCAGGCGGCCAATCCTTTCGATCGCGGCCCGGTCGCGGATTTCGTCAACAACTTCCGCCTGCAGTCGATCCCGAGCCAGGAGGTCGTCTGGAGCCATCCGCAATATAAGAAGGGCACGATCGTCGTCTCCACCAAGGAGCGGCGGCTCTATTATGTGCTCGGCCCGACGCGAGCGATCGAATATGGCGTCGGCGTCGGCCGCGAGGGCTTCACCTGGTCCGGCGTGAAGACGATCACCGCCAAGAAGGAATGGCCCGACTGGCGCCCGCCGGCCGCCATGCTGAAGCGCCGGCCGGATCTGCCCCGCTATATGGCGGGCGGCCAGGACAATCCGCTCGGCGCGCGCGCGCTCTATCTCGGCTCCAGCGAATATCGCATCCACGGCTCCAATGAGGGCGACACGATTGGCGAGGCGGTCTCCTCCGGCTGCATCCGCATGACCAATCACGACGTCGCCGATCTCTATGATCGGGTGAAGGTCGGAACCCGCGTGGTCGTGCTGAAATGACAGCGGCGCCCTTCTCGAGCTATTAACCCGCGCGACGCTATCGTGGCGGCGACGGCGGCGGAGTCTCGAGGAAGAAGATCATGCGCAAGCTCTGCATTCTGGCGGGTCTCGTCGCCGCCTATGCGCTGCTCGCGGGTTGCGACAAATGCACCCACGAGCTGCAGGACATACGCCTGCCTCTGCCGCCGCAGGCCTGCGCGCGCTGAGCGGCTTTTTCCGCGGCCGCCTTTGCTCTATACAGCGCCCTGACGCGCATCAGGGAAGGTGAGCAGATGGCGGCCGGCCGTTTCGTCGAGATGAAGAAGCGCGGCGAGAAATTCGTCGTGCTGACCGCCTATGACGCGCCGACCGCGCGGCTCGAGGCGGAGGCGGGCGTCGATATCCTCATGATCGGCGACAGCGTCGGCACCAATGTGCTGGGCTACGCCAGCGAGCGCGAGGTGACGCTGGACGATATGGCGCATCACATCGCCGCCGTGCGCCGCGGCGCGCCGGGCGTCTATTTGATCGGCGACCTTCCTTTCGCGACTTATGAGAGCGAGGCGCAAGCGCTCGCCAGCGCCGCGCGTCTCGCGCAGGCAGGCGCCGATTGCGTGAAATTCGAAGGCGCACGGCCGGAAATCGTGCGCGCGCTGAAGCGCGAGGGCTATGAGGTCTGCTGCCACATCGGGCTCGAGTCGCAGCATCAGGAGGGCAAGCGCCGCCAGGGCAAGACGGCGGAAGCCGCGGCCAAGCTCCTCGCCGACGCGCTGGCGCTGGATGCGGCGGGCGCCGATTTCCTCGTTCTCGAGCTGATCCCGCGCGAGCTCGCGGCGAAGATCACAGAGCGCCTGCGCGCGCCGACGATCGGCATTGGCGCCGGCGCCGATTGCGACGCGCAAGTGCTGGTCGTGCATGATCTCGCGGCGCTGGGAACGCGCGACTTCAAGCATAATCGCCGCTATGTGGAGCTGGGCGCGGCGCTGCGCGCGGCTATCGCCGCTTACGCGCAGGACGTTCGCGAGGGGCGCTTTCCGGCCGAGGAGAATGGCTTCTCCATGGAGGCGGCGGAGCTGACGGCATTGGAAAAGATCATCGCATGAGCGCGTCTCGCATCGGGCTTCTGCTCGTCAATCTCGGCACGCCGCAGGGCGCCGATTATTGGTCGGTGCGGCGCTATTTGCGCGAGTTTCTGTCGGATCGCCGCGTCGTCGATCTGCCGCCGCTGCTGTGGCGCCCCATTCTCGAGAGCTTCGTGCTCACCTTTCGGCCGCGCCGCTCCGCGCGCGCCTATCGCTCCGTCTGGAACGAGGAGCGCGACGAAGGCCCGCTGAAGACGATCACCCGCGCGCAGGCGGAAAAGCTCGGCGCGCGCTTCACGGAACAGAATGTCATCGTCGATTTCGCCATGCGCTACGCCGGGCCGTCCATCGGCGAGAAGATCGACGCGCTGCGCGCCGAGGGCTGCGAGCGTATCTTGCTGTTTCCGCTCTATCCGCAATATGCCGCCTCGACGACGGCCTCCGTCTTCGACGAAACGGCCCGCGCGCTGGCGCTGCTGCGCGAGCAGCCGACATTGCGCATCGTCCCGCCCTTCTATGACGATTCCGCCTATATAGAAGCGCTCGCCGCCTCGACGCGCGCGCAGCTCGCTGCGCTCGATTTTACGCCGGATGTTCTGATCGCCTCTTTCCACGGCCTGCCGCAAGCGCAGATCGATCGCGGCGATCCCTATCGCCGCCATTGCGAGACGACATACGATCGTCTGCGCGCCGCGCTCGGCATGTCGACGCAGCATTTGCGTCTCGCCTTTCAATCGCGCTTCGGCCGCGCGCAATGGATCGGCCCCTATACGGCCAATGTGCTGCAAGAGCTGGCGCAGAGCGGCGTGAAACGCGTCGCCGTGCTGACGCCAGGCTTCGTCTCCGATTGTCTGGAAACGCTCGAGGAGATCGGCGTCGAGCTACGCCATTCTTATTTGACAGCCGGCGGCGAAAAATTCGCGCGGCTCGACTGCCTCAACGACAGCGACGATGGATTGCGCGCGCTGGAGACGATCGCGCGGCGAGAGCTCGCCGGCTGGCTGGACTCGTGAGCGGCGTCAGGCTTCTGCGGAAATCTTTCCGCCGCTGATCGTGACGATGCGGTCGGCGGCGTCGAAATAGCGGTCGTCATGCGAGATGACGACGAGCGTCTTGCCGCGCCGCTTCAGATCGGGAAGAATCTCGCGATAGAAAGCGCGACGAAACGCAGGGTCCTGCTCCGCCGCCCATTCGTCGAAGACCATCACCGGCCGCCCCTCGGCGAAGGCGGACACGAGCGCGAGACGCTTGCGCTGGCCGGCGGAGAGCGCCGTTGTCGTATAGACGCCATTCTCGATCGCGGTCTTTTCCGAAATCTCCATGAGCGCGAGATAATCCTGCGCCGCGGCGGCCGACTCCTGCGAGACGCTCACATCGTCGAAAAGGAAATAGTCGAAGAAAACGGCGGAGAAGAGCTGGCGATAATCGTCGCGCTCGGCGTCGGAGACCGGCCGGCCGTCAACGAGAATTTCGCCGCTCGTCGGCGGATAGACGCCGAGAATGAGCTTGAGCAGCGTGGTCTTGCCGCCGCCATTCTCGCCGACGATGAACACGATCTCGCCGGGGCGAATGTGAAAATCCGCCGGGCCGAGCGTGAAGCCGGCGACATTCTCCTCCTGCGAATATTGAAAGGTCACGCCGCGCAATTCCACCGAGCCGAAGAACGGCGAAGGCGGCTGCGCTGCGCTTTCGACGAGCCGCGGCTCCGCCGTCGTGAAGCTCTCGGAGAGATCGACGACGCGGCGAAACGACGTCGCCGCACGGCCGAACAATGGGACATAGGCGATCATGTTATTGACGGGCGCGCGCAAATAGAGGAGCGCGACGATGAACGTCCCTGTCGTCGCGGGCGCTTCCCCCAGCGCCGATTGCGCCGCGGTCAGCGCGCCGATGACGATGAAGATGGAGGTCGTGTCGATCGCCTCGACAGTGGAGAAGATCACGAAATTGCGGGTGGTCAAATCGCGTATGCGCTCGATCCGCGCAAACAGCCGATCATTGCGGAAAACAGCGCGCCGCACGCGATTGAGGCGCAACTCCTTCGCGCCCTCGATCAGCGCGTCATAATCCTTCTGCAGCTCGTCGCGCGCGCGTCGTTCCGCGTCGAATATCTCGAAGCCGCTCGAAAGGGCGCGCCGCATGAGATAGATCGGCAGGCCGGCGAAGGCGAGGGCGACCAGCGCGAGGCGCCAGGACAAAAAGACGAGATAGGCCGCGCAGCCGAGCGCGGTGAGCACGGACACGAATAGAAAGGGAAGTCCGCGCACGAACTGGCAGATTTCGTCGACGTCGTGATTGAGCGCGGTGACGATGCGATGCCGCTGCAAGCGCTCGAGCGCCGCGACCGGCGCGCAGAGAATCTTGTCGACCAGCTCCTTGCGAAGATCGGCGACGGCGCCCTGGACGACCTCGCTGTTCGCGCGGTTCGCGACGATTTCGCCTGCGAGAATCGCCGCGCAGAGCCCAGCGAAAATCGCGATCTCGGCGGCGGCGAGGCCATTGCCGAGGGCGCGTTCGATCATGGCGAGAACGCCGACCGTCGCGAGGCTCGACGCGCCGCCCGTAAGCGCCGCGGCGAGAGCCTGCCTTTTATAGGGTGCGAGCAGACGAGCGGACGCACGCAGAAGAAACCTGTTCCGCATCTATGGCCTCGGTGAAATGAATGAATAAAATCACTGCGTCCGCCCCGTCAGCCGCCGCCACAGCTCGTCGAAGGGCCGATAGACGAAACGCACCTCATGCTTGCCCTGCGACACGGCGACGGCGCGGAACATCACATTGGCGCGGAGAATCTCCGCCGGCTCGCCGTCGATTTCCGCCGTCCAGGACGGATGGAAAATATCGTTCAGCACGACATAGCCGCCGCCGCGCGGAACGTCGGCGTCGATGACCACCTCCGTATTGCCATAGGAGCGGATGCGCGCGCCGCTCGCCTCGCCCTCCTCCGGCCGCGAATGACGGCAGACGGGCGGCTCCTCCAACAGCACGCTGGCGCGATAGTCGAGATCTGGCCAAACGCCATCCTCGATCATCTGCGCGAAATCGACGCGCGAGGCGCAGGTCGCGAGCAGCACGCGCGGCAGAGCGCGCTTATTCTCATAGACGTAAGCGTCCTTGGTGCGCGCGATGAATTCGAGACCGCCGGGCTTCAAATTCTTGTCGATCTGCTCGATCGGCACGCCGGTCGCGATGAAGCGCAGGCCGATGAGATCGGCGAGCGTCGAGCGATAGGAGGGATAGAGCTTGGAGAAGACGCGCTGATCGGGCAGCGCGAGATGGTCGCCGACGCCGGTCGCATCCTCGAGCAGGCGCAGGCGCACAGGGTTGTAGCCGAACTCCTGATCGAAGCCATGCACCAGCGAGGCGTTGGGCCAGTGGAAATCAATGCCGGCGAGCTCGACGCGGTCGCGCCGATCCGGCGCCGCCGTCGCCGCGAGGCGCGCGCGCAAGAGAGCGATCGTGTCGTTTTGCGTGTCCGCGCGCAGCACGTCGAAATTCTGCGGCGGCAGC
This window harbors:
- a CDS encoding ATP-binding protein, whose translation is MSEEAKLALLERIAAALERLAPPPPRAVDFSSAEAFVWRARGEFSAVAEINRVDLSLLEGVERQRDQLIDNTRRFARGLPANNALLWGARGMGKSSLVKAVHATIAREKECARPLKLIEIHREDIESLPILLSSLREKPFGFLLFCDDLSFDAAETSYKSLKSALEGGVEGRPRNALFYATSNRRHLLPRDMMENERSSAINPGEAVEEKVSLSDRFGLWLGFHNCSQAEYLAMIFGYARHHGLDAPQETIEREALEWSITRGARSGRVAWQYVQDLAGRLGKRLDG
- a CDS encoding sensor histidine kinase, coding for MSEAATADDWRRLAFDETVAGLVLVDQRGVIIGANPCARRMFGYGSEAEVIGLPFARLLPQASPWSGGSGLGLEGVRRDGAHFPVDARFSAIARDGESLILATIVDLCETSAEGAALIAHAEELERLNERLARFAFVASQDLQEPLRKIADFGDLMEQAISRGAHEEIVRANSVMRFSALRARALVQDLLSFSRIVNDELELAALDLREAIALSLAAVSSTIAETGARVEIDLPEVSITADATQFQRLVQNILANAIKYRKPGQPAAIDIRGFCDESSLCLAIADDGIGFEAQYAQKIFEPLKQLHSKVDYPGSGVGLAICKAIADRHGWRLSVEAEPGVGATFFIVLPLREASA
- the rpsR gene encoding 30S ribosomal protein S18, whose translation is MSAAARRPFFRRRKSCPFSGANAPKIDYKDTRLLSRYISERGKIVPSRITAVSAKKQRELAQAIKRARFLGLLPYVIR
- a CDS encoding cyclic peptide export ABC transporter codes for the protein MRNRFLLRASARLLAPYKRQALAAALTGGASSLATVGVLAMIERALGNGLAAAEIAIFAGLCAAILAGEIVANRANSEVVQGAVADLRKELVDKILCAPVAALERLQRHRIVTALNHDVDEICQFVRGLPFLFVSVLTALGCAAYLVFLSWRLALVALAFAGLPIYLMRRALSSGFEIFDAERRARDELQKDYDALIEGAKELRLNRVRRAVFRNDRLFARIERIRDLTTRNFVIFSTVEAIDTTSIFIVIGALTAAQSALGEAPATTGTFIVALLYLRAPVNNMIAYVPLFGRAATSFRRVVDLSESFTTAEPRLVESAAQPPSPFFGSVELRGVTFQYSQEENVAGFTLGPADFHIRPGEIVFIVGENGGGKTTLLKLILGVYPPTSGEILVDGRPVSDAERDDYRQLFSAVFFDYFLFDDVSVSQESAAAAQDYLALMEISEKTAIENGVYTTTALSAGQRKRLALVSAFAEGRPVMVFDEWAAEQDPAFRRAFYREILPDLKRRGKTLVVISHDDRYFDAADRIVTISGGKISAEA
- a CDS encoding alpha/beta hydrolase family protein codes for the protein MPITLRALIFVSALFFGAAAQAAPAARNAPVEVSSGVKYELVARWDVHRLNQILQTDTPKFAGVKVDYTPARNGVKLYRITYSSVMPEKGNAPTVASGLLAVPDTKETSFPMVSYQHGTVYGRHEVPSFAEDSPETQLMIAQFAGQGYAVIGADYFGLGVSQEPEGYMVKASHQQACYDLLVASHSVLDHLKLKSDKLFLSGWSQGGFVTMAFLEKLESAGVAVRGAATASAPLDLFAAMEGFLDFPRPNDAVWLNSIFILSAFSYENYYGVPGLARSLFAEEHYDIAKKAYDREPIDPAAVPTDLRKLIKPDYFDPHYFANSAFGRLIAATQAYRWVIKSPVRNYYGEADEAITQGVGRMAMTYAQAFGSGNKVVEAVSTGPTTHRGTFVTAVPQWKAWFDGR
- a CDS encoding L,D-transpeptidase translates to MGMISTWARCAGAIAFGLVLSGSAQAANPFDRGPVADFVNNFRLQSIPSQEVVWSHPQYKKGTIVVSTKERRLYYVLGPTRAIEYGVGVGREGFTWSGVKTITAKKEWPDWRPPAAMLKRRPDLPRYMAGGQDNPLGARALYLGSSEYRIHGSNEGDTIGEAVSSGCIRMTNHDVADLYDRVKVGTRVVVLK
- the rpsF gene encoding 30S ribosomal protein S6; translation: MALYEHIYLARQDVSPQQVEALTTQFKGIITSLGGKVTKTEYWGVKSLAYRIKKNRKAHFTLLNIDAPPAALAEVERQQGLSEDVLRFLTLRVDALEEGPSAQLRKRDDDDRGDRRGPGGPRPDRGDRGDRGDRRPRRDEPRAEGETF
- the hemH gene encoding ferrochelatase, producing the protein MSASRIGLLLVNLGTPQGADYWSVRRYLREFLSDRRVVDLPPLLWRPILESFVLTFRPRRSARAYRSVWNEERDEGPLKTITRAQAEKLGARFTEQNVIVDFAMRYAGPSIGEKIDALRAEGCERILLFPLYPQYAASTTASVFDETARALALLREQPTLRIVPPFYDDSAYIEALAASTRAQLAALDFTPDVLIASFHGLPQAQIDRGDPYRRHCETTYDRLRAALGMSTQHLRLAFQSRFGRAQWIGPYTANVLQELAQSGVKRVAVLTPGFVSDCLETLEEIGVELRHSYLTAGGEKFARLDCLNDSDDGLRALETIARRELAGWLDS
- the panB gene encoding 3-methyl-2-oxobutanoate hydroxymethyltransferase, which encodes MAAGRFVEMKKRGEKFVVLTAYDAPTARLEAEAGVDILMIGDSVGTNVLGYASEREVTLDDMAHHIAAVRRGAPGVYLIGDLPFATYESEAQALASAARLAQAGADCVKFEGARPEIVRALKREGYEVCCHIGLESQHQEGKRRQGKTAEAAAKLLADALALDAAGADFLVLELIPRELAAKITERLRAPTIGIGAGADCDAQVLVVHDLAALGTRDFKHNRRYVELGAALRAAIAAYAQDVREGRFPAEENGFSMEAAELTALEKIIA